One genomic segment of Impatiens glandulifera chromosome 6, dImpGla2.1, whole genome shotgun sequence includes these proteins:
- the LOC124941414 gene encoding pentatricopeptide repeat-containing protein At1g10270, producing MTICRIILRSIRRSSSLSTPVAATQAINPQFRSQEPYSLLQSRSFAFSSAEEAAAERRRRKRRLRIEPPLLALRRDPNAPRPPPDPNAPRLPDSTSALVGPRLNLHNRVQSLIRAGDLNNASIIARQSVFSNTRPTVFTCNAIMAAMYRAKRYDDAVALFQYFYRQSNIVPNVVSYNVLINTHCDAGRVDTALEFYRYILENAPFSPSHVTYRHLTKGLIDADRIQEAVELLCEMLSKGHGADSLVYNNLISGFLNLGNLDKANELFDELKERCLVYDGIVNATFMDWFFNQGKDKEAMESYKSLLDRQFKMIPATCNVLIEVLLKHNKKKEAMAMFENMLDIHTPPVFQGVNSETFNIMVNECFKLGKISEALETFRKSGKKVGSKPFSMDVAGYNNMIIRCCEHDMVDEAEKMYLEICSKSLCPDVTSYRTLIDAYFKLGRIEDALNKYSKMAEAGLRVIPDYANKWFSLLIENGKVLECAPILTKMAEKDPKPDIATYDVVIRGLCNEGNFDVSLDLLRQMMSYNIGINPTMKEFVKEAFGNVGRVEEVEKVFATRNPVQGQGNSYYRRPPMGGSFQGQSQSQMPGRNPQYPGPVQGQPQIQQQFNGYSESQSQSQMPGRNPQYSGPVQGQPQIQQQFNGYSQSESQSQMPGRNPQYPGPVQGHPQLQQQFNGYSQSQSQMPGPAQGQPQIQQQLNGYSQSQSQMPGPAQGQPQIQQQLNGYSQSQSQMPGPAQGQPQIQQQLNGYSQSQMPGPVQGQPQMQQQLNGYSQSQSQMPGPVQGQPQMQQQLNGYSQSQSHMPGHNPQYTGPEQGQTQMQQQQQSHGYYTQGSLGQQSNAEGTIHGNPTWIPEVRSRDTTYN from the coding sequence ATGACTATTTGTCGCATCATCTTACGATCCATCCGTCGTTCTTCATCACTCTCAACCCCTGTCGCCGCCACTCAAGCTATCAATCCTCAATTCCGATCGCAAGAACCTTACTCTCTACTTCAATCCAGGTCCTTCGCCTTCTCCTCCGCCGAAGAAGCCGCCGCCGAGCGTCGCAGAAGAAAACGTCGACTCCGCATCGAACCACCTCTTCTCGCTCTCCGTCGCGATCCCAACGCACCTCGTCCCCCGCCTGACCCCAACGCACCTCGTCTCCCTGATTCAACTTCCGCTCTAGTTGGACCTCGTTTGAATCTCCACAATAGAGTTCAATCTCTCATCCGTGCAGGAGACCTGAACAACGCTTCTATCATCGCAAGACAGTCTGTCTTCTCCAACACGCGTCCGACTGTTTTCACCTGTAATGCAATCATGGCAGCGATGTATCGAGCTAAGCGTTACGATGATGCTGTTGCTCTCTTTCAATACTTCTACAGACAATCCAATATTGTACCAAATGTTGTCTCTTACAATGTTCTTATCAATACTCACTGTGATGCTGGCCGTGTTGATACTGCTCTTGAGTTCTATCGTTATATACTAGAGAATGCACCGTTCAGTCCTTCACATGTAACTTACAGACATCTCACAAAAGGATTGATTGATGCTGACCGAATTCAGGAAGCTGTGGAACTTCTTTGTGAAATGCTTAGTAAAGGTCATGGAGCTGATTCTCTtgtttacaataatttaatttccgGGTTTCTTAATCTAGGAAATTTAGATAAGGCCAATGAACTATTTGATGAATTGAAAGAGAGATGTCTAGTATACGACGGTATAGTGAATGCAACATTCATGGATTGGTTCTTCAACCAAGGAAAGGATAAGGAAGCGATGGAATCGTACAAATCTTTACTCGATCGACAATTCAAGATGATTCCCGCGACCTGCAATGTCCTAATAGAGGTTTTGCTGAAACACAACAAGAAGAAGGAAGCCATGGCTATGTTTGAAAACATGCTAGATATTCACACCCCTCCTGTTTTCCAAGGAGTGAATTCTGAAACTTTTAACATTATGGTTAATGAATGCTTCAAGTTAGGTAAGATTTCTGAAGCGTTAGAAACGTTTAGAAAATCAGGCAAGAAGGTAGGGTCCAAACCGTTTTCAATGGATGTAGCTGGTTACAATAACATGATTATAAGGTGTTGCGAGCACGATATGGTTGATGAAGCTGAGAAGATGTATTTGGAAATATGTTCCAAATCCTTATGCCCGGATGTTACTAGTTACAGAACGTTAATCGATGCTTACTTCAAATTGGGTAGAATAGAAGATGCTTTAAATAAGTATTCAAAGATGGCTGAAGCTGGCTTAAGGGTTATTCCAGATTATGCAAACAAATGGTTTAGCTTATTGATTGAGAATGGTAAAGTTTTGGAGTGTGCTCCCATCTTAACGAAAATGGCGGAGAAGGATCCTAAACCAGACATTGCAACCTATGATGTTGTAATTAGAGGACTTTGTAATGAAGGCAATTTCGATGTCAGTCTGGATTTGCTTCGTCAGATGATGAGTTACAATATTGGTATTAATCCTACTATGAAGGAGTTTGTTAAAGAGGCTTTTGGAAATGTAGGACGGGTTGAGGAAGTTGAGAAAGTTTTCGCCACAAGAAATCCTGTTCAAGGTCAAGGTAATTCTTATTATCGTAGGCCACCTATGGGAGGATCTTTTCAAGGACAATCACAATCTCAGATGCCAGGAAGAAACCCTCAGTACCCAGGACCAGTACAAGGGCAGCCTCAAATCCAACAACAGTTTAATGGATATTCAGAATCACAATCACAATCTCAGATGCCAGGACGAAACCCTCAATACTCAGGACCAGTACAAGGGCAGCCTCAAATCCAACAACAGTTTAATGGGTATTCACAATCAGAATCACAATCTCAGATGCCAGGACGAAACCCTCAATACCCAGGACCAGTACAAGGGCATCCCCAACTTCAACAACAGTTTAATGGGTATTCACAATCACAATCTCAGATGCCAGGACCTGCACAAGGGCAGCCTCAAATACAACAACAGTTGAATGGGTATTCACAATCACAATCTCAGATGCCAGGACCTGCACAAGGGCAGCCTCAAATACAACAACAGTTGAATGGGTATTCACAATCACAATCTCAGATGCCAGGACCTGCACAAGGGCAGCCTCAAATACAACAACAGTTGAATGGGTATTCACAATCTCAAATGCCAGGACCTGTGCAAGGGCAGCCTCAAATGCAACAACAGTTGAATGGGTATTCACAATCACAATCTCAAATGCCAGGACCTGTACAAGGGCAGCCTCAAATGCAGCAACAGTTGAATGGGTATTCACAATCACAATCTCATATGCCAGGACACAACCCTCAATACACAGGACCGGAACAAGGGCAGACTCAaatgcaacaacaacaacagtcTCATGGGTACTACACACAAGGAAGCCTAGGACAGCAATCAAATGCGGAAGGAACTATACATGGAAACCCCACATGGATTCCGGAGGTGCGATCAAGAGACACAACATACAATTGA
- the LOC124942261 gene encoding glycosyltransferase BC10-like: MARSSRCDRDEFEKYQITGIRDSTVGLFRVLLILIFFVTGVVIGLTSSSHISWYFSLQGDRRYNSNNNDNHYNSFKKFNCSNNHSMLDDELFWRASMVPKKEEFPFTRVPTVAFMFLTRGSLPFLSLWELFFKGHQKFFTIYVHAPPGYEFNSYVSRNSPFYNSQIPSQKVEWGSVTLIDAERRLLANALLDFSNERFVLISESCIPIYRFQTVYNYLLQSDHSFVESYDDPSRYGRGRYSRYMWPTIRLSDWRKGSQWFEIQRSLAIALVSDTKYYKLFRKYCKPSCYPDEHYIPTLLNMFYGSTNANRTVTYVDWALGGPHPTSYGKSNITEGFIESIRNNGTRCSYNSGKTTVCYLFARKFSPDALEPLMNLASTVMKF; this comes from the exons ATGGCAAGGAGTAGTAGATGTGACAGAGATGAATTTGAAAAGTATCAAATTACAGGAATTAGAGATTCAACAGTTGGGTTATTTAGggttttattgattttgatcTTTTTTGTTACTGGTGTTGTAATAGGGTTAACATCAAGTTCTCATATTTCATGGTATTTTAGTTTACAAGGAGATCGAAGGTATAAcagtaataataatgataatcattataatagttttaagaaatttaattgTTCGAATAATCATAGTATGTTGGATGATGAGTTATTTTGGAGAGCTTCAATGGTGCCTAAGAAGGAAGAGTTTCCATTTACAAGAGTTCCTACTGTTGCTTTCATGTTCTTGACAAGAGGATCATTGCCTTTTCTGTCTTTATGGGAATTGTTCTTTAAAGGTCATCAGAAGTTTTTTACAATTTATGTTCATGCACCACCTGGATATGAATTCAATTCATATGTTTCGAGAAATTCACCCTTTTACAACAGCCAAATTCCTAGTCAG AAAGTTGAATGGGGATCAGTGACGCTAATCGATGCAGAAAGGCGACTATTAGCAAATGCACTTCTCGATTTCTCAAATGAACGGTTTGTTCTCATTTCAGAAAGCTGCATTCCCATCTACAGATTCCAAACTGTTTACAATTATCTTCTACAATCCGACCATAGTTTCGTCGAGTCTTACGACGATCCCTCGCGATACGGTCGAGGAAGATATAGCCGATATATGTGGCCAACCATCAGGCTTTCGGATTGGCGAAAAGGTTCACAATGGTTTGAAATCCAACGGTCTCTAGCTATCGCATTAGTTTCGGATACAAAGTACTATAAACTATTCAGGAAGTATTGCAAACCGTCTTGTTATCCAGACGAGCATTATATTCCGACGCTCTTGAATATGTTTTATGGTTCGACTAATGCTAATCGGACTGTGACTTATGTTGATTGGGCGTTAGGTGGTCCTCATCCGACTTCTTATGGAAAAAGTAATATAACCGAAGGGTTTATAGAGAGTATTAGGAATAACGGGACGCGATGTTCTTATAATTCGGGGAAAACAACAGTTTGTTACCTTTTTGCGAGGAAATTTTCGCCGGATGCTTTGGAACCGTTGATGAATCTTGCTTCGACGGTtatgaaattttga
- the LOC124942117 gene encoding pentatricopeptide repeat-containing protein At5g66520-like, with the protein MFNSFKSNLIFSFSRKPISNLNFSTLIHHLPPHPSLRQTQQFHAHIISAGLAGNPHQIGSLIAALSHSPKIPSNYVSSILNHAQISTVFAANNLIRCFAKTQSPLQSIELYAFMTKHVHLKPNKYTYPFLFQACAKALAITEGFQIHTHILLMGFDYDVYIRNSLIHLYSSCSMIDFAQRVFDDCSQSRDIVTWNSLLGAYSRNGQIDIALKLFDEMPERDLISWTIKINGHVQSGQLEEALTCFQQLKHNGLTPNEAIFVTILSATAQLGLLDRGREIHKFIDSSGFPLTIPIQTGLIDMYAKCGSIEEAKNIFNIMSNKGISTWNAMICGLASHSHEREALKLFESFLKKRLRPDNVTFIGVLNACSRAGLVNEGEYYFKMMTDTYEIKPEMEHFGCMVDLLGRAGLVEKAIRLIEDMPVKPESGLWATLLGACKIHGEVELGERIGRKVIELDPNHDGHYVQLSGIYANARKWDDVVRVRRLMRDRKGNKGAGWSLIEDRGKVHRFVVGDREHKCSSDIYGILEIIGKTIVENVSSIR; encoded by the coding sequence ATGTTCAATAGTTTCAAATCAAATCTCATTTTCTCATTCtcgagaaaaccaatttcaaatcTCAACTTTTCTACTCTTATTCATCATCTCCCTCCTCATCCTTCTCTCCGTCAGACCCAACAATTCCATGCCCATATCATCTCCGCCGGTCTCGCCGGCAACCCACATCAAATCGGTTCACTCATCGCCGCATTATCACATTCCCCAAAAATCCCATCAAATTACGTTTCTTCAATCCTCAATCACGCCCAAATCTCAACTGTTTTCGCCGCCAACAACTTGATCCGCTGCTTCGCTAAGACCCAGTCGCCGCTTCAATCGATAGAGCTCTACGCCTTCATGACGAAACATGTTCATCTCAAACCCAATAAGTATACTTACCCTTTTCTATTTCAAGCTTGCGCTAAGGCATTGGCGATTACTGAAGGATTTCAAATTCATACCCATATATTATTGATGGGTTTTGATTATGATGTTTACATTAGAAATTCTTTAATCCATTTGTATAGCTCTTGTTCTATGATTGATTTTGCGCAGAGGGTGTTTGATGATTGTTCTCAATCTCGTGATATTGTTACTTGGAATTCATTATTAGGTGCTTATTCAAGAAATGGTCAGATTGATATTGCACTGAAACTGTTCGATGAAATGCCTGAAAGAGATCTTATATCATggactataaaaataaatggtcATGTACAATCCGGACAATTAGAAGAAGCTTTAACATGCTTTCAACAACTTAAACACAATGGTTTGACACCAAATGAAGCAATCTTTGTCACAATCCTATCCGCAACCGCCCAACTAGGTTTACTCGATCGTGGACGCGAAATTCATAAATTCATCGACTCATCCGGTTTTCCATTAACAATCCCAATCCAAACGGGGTTAATCGATATGTACGCGAAATGTGGATCGATTGAAGAAGCTAAGAACATCTTTAATATCATGTCGAATAAAGGCATTTCGACATGGAATGCTATGATTTGTGGTTTAGCTTCCCATAGCCACGAACGAGAAGCCCTTAAACTCTTTGAGAGTTTTCTAAAGAAACGTTTACGACCCGATAATGTGACTTTCATAGGGGTTCTTAATGCGTGTAGCCGAGCCGGGCTAGTGAATGAAGGCGAGTACTATTTTAAGATGATGACCGATACTTATGAGATTAAACCGGAGATGGAACATTTTGGTTGTATGGTTGATCTTTTGGGTCGAGCCGGGTTAGTTGAGAAAGCTATTCGATTGATAGAGGACATGCCGGTTAAACCGGAGTCAGGGTTATGGGCGACGTTACTCGGTGCTTGTAAGATTCATGGGGAAGTTGAATTGGGCGAGCGAATTGGGAGAAAGGTGATCGAACTTGATCCGAACCATGATGGACATTACGTGCAATTATCGGGAATTTATGCAAATGCGAGAAAATGGGACGATGTAGTTAGGGTTAGGAGGTTAATGAGGGATAGGAAGGGTAATAAAGGTGCGGGGTGGAGTTTAATTGAAGACCGGGGAAAAGTTCATCGTTTTGTTGTCGGAGATAGAGAACATAAGTGTTCATCGGATATCTATGGTATACTTGAGATAATTGGGAAAACAATTGTCGAGAATGTTTCATCCATTCGATAG
- the LOC124941084 gene encoding cytochrome c-2 isoform X2 has protein sequence MASFTEAPPGDGKSGEKIFKMKCAQCHTVEKGAGHKQGPNLNGLFGRQSGTTAGYSYSAANKSMAVNWEEKTLYDYLLNPKKYIPGTMKSYQSSSFESNYLD, from the exons ATGGCATCATTCACCGAAGCTCCTCCCGGCGATGGCAAATCTGGAGAGAAGATCTTCAAGATGAAGTGCGCCCAGTGTCATACCGTTGAAAAAGGCGCAGGACATAAGCAAG GTCCTAATCTGAATGGTCTATTTGGGAGGCAGTCAGGAACAACTGCAGGTTATTCTTATTCTGCTGCAAATAAGAGTATGGCTGTGAATTGGGAAGAGAAGACACTTTATGATTACTTGCTTAACCCCAAGAAG TATATCCCGGGGACTATGAAATCATATCAGTCTTCATCATTTGAATcaaattatttggattaa
- the LOC124941084 gene encoding cytochrome c isoform X1, with the protein MASFTEAPPGDGKSGEKIFKMKCAQCHTVEKGAGHKQGPNLNGLFGRQSGTTAGYSYSAANKSMAVNWEEKTLYDYLLNPKKYIPGTKMVFPGLKKPQERADLIAYLKEATS; encoded by the exons ATGGCATCATTCACCGAAGCTCCTCCCGGCGATGGCAAATCTGGAGAGAAGATCTTCAAGATGAAGTGCGCCCAGTGTCATACCGTTGAAAAAGGCGCAGGACATAAGCAAG GTCCTAATCTGAATGGTCTATTTGGGAGGCAGTCAGGAACAACTGCAGGTTATTCTTATTCTGCTGCAAATAAGAGTATGGCTGTGAATTGGGAAGAGAAGACACTTTATGATTACTTGCTTAACCCCAAGAAG TATATCCCGGGGACTAAGATGGTTTTCCCGGGGTTGAAGAAGCCACAGGAGCGTGCTGACCTGATAGCATATCTGAAGGAAGCAACTTCTTAA
- the LOC124941966 gene encoding AP2-associated protein kinase 1-like encodes MWRFKQLMPKDQTGLEGRTIDIGNLKVHVRNAIAEGGFSCVYLAREALHGSKQYALKHIICIDEESLELVKKEISTMKSLKGHPNIVPLFAHAIFDMGRTKEALLVMEYCEKSLVNVLENRGAGYFDEKQILVIFRDICNSVFAMHCQSPPIAHRDLKAENLLLGHDGLWKLCDFGSISTNHKRFEKAEEMGIEEDNIRKYTTPAYRAPEMWDLFRREVINEKVDIWALGCLLFRICYLKLAFDGESKLQILNGNYRIPDSPKYSTNITSLIKDMLQSSPDARPDITQVWFRVNNLLPEELQKSLPDRPSESSLPAPDILEGIQKTKHKNQPMPMPQPSGGNAGHLGAFWTTEHAKDVNVVKFVEEPIFPKWDAFPQNIVPHREENIQPRPNLKNVQGEPNRRSKSSSFGNEAFNCFVAEFDMDKLNSQVIVKKSGNEEEKEKEMKMDSEVEKLKKQLKQANVEKDEIMSKFEKLSAICRSQRQELHELKQELATRKKVDVTPQLKQELATRTKVDGTPQQREMVWEFQPGLFENSSPNPEPKDLFDETNQNKKIEGTIWELQQGLFENNSPNPDPNSGWGFGAESFPTFSGGGGDSKNTNSSFSASQPAGWAGF; translated from the exons ATGTGGAGATTCAAACAGTTGATGCCTAAGGATCAAACAGGACTTGAAGGAAGGACAATTGACATTGGTAATCTGAAAGTTCATGTCCGCAATGCTATAGCTGAGGGTGGATTCTCTTGTGTTTACTTAGCTCGAGAAGCACTACATGGTTCAAAACAGTATGCATTAAAGCATATCATATGTATCGACGAAGAATCGTTAGAGCTAGTGAAGAAAGAAATAAGTACAATGAAATCTCTCAAAGGACACCCCAACATTGTTCCCCTATTTGCTCACGCCATTTTTGACATGGGACGGACAAAAGAAGCACTTCTTGTGATGGAGTATTGTGAGAAGTCTTTGGTTAATGTGTTGGAAAACAGAGGAGCTGGTTATTTTGATGAGAAACAGATTCTTGTCATATTTAGGGATATCTGCAATTCAGTATTTGCAATGCACTGCCAATCTCCACCTATTGCTCACAG AGACTTGAAGGCTGAAAATCTTCTTCTGGGACACGATGGATTGTGGAAATTATGCGATTTTGGAAGTATATCAACCAACCATAAGCGATTTGAAAAGGCTGAAGAAATGGGTATTGAAGAAGATAACATCAGAAAGTATACAACACCTGCCTATAGAGCTCCTGAG ATGTGGGATCTATTTCGAAGAGAGGTTATAAATGAAAAGGTTGATATTTGG GCTTTAGGTTGTCTCCTATTCCGTATATGCTACTTAAAGTTGGCATTTGATGGAGAATCAAAGCTACAAATTTTAAATGGGAATTATCGTATTCCAGATTCACCAAAGTACAGTACTAACATCACAAGCTTGATCAAAGACATGCTTCAATCTTCACCCGATGCCAGACCAGATATCACGCAG GTATGGTTTCGTGTTAACAACCTATTGCCAGAAGAACTACAAAAGTCATTGCCTGATAGACCATCAGAATCAAGTCTGCCAGCTCCTGATATCCTTGAAG GGATTCAAAAGACTAAGCATAAGAATCAACCAATGCCAATGCCTCAACCTTCCGGTGGAAATGCAGGGCATCTCGGGGCTTTTTGGACAACCGAGCATGCCAAGGACGTAAATGTTGTCAAGTTTGTTGAAGAACCTATTTTTCCCAAGTGGGATGCTTTTCCTCAAAACATTGTACCACATAGAGAAGAAAATATTCAACCTCGGCCAAATTTGAAGAATGTGCAAGGAGAACCTAACCGTAGATCAAAGTCATCGTCATTTGGGAATGAAGCATTTAACTGTTTCGTGGCAGAATTCGATATGGATAAGTTAAACTCTCAAGTCATCGTCAAGAAATCAGGGAATGaagaggagaaggagaaggaaaTGAAGATGGATAGTGAGGTTGAGAAATTGAAGAAACAACTTAAACAAGCTAATGTAGAAAAGGATGAAATTATGAGTAAATTCGAGAAGCTATCGGCTATTTGTCGATCGCAGAGACAAGAGTTACACGAGCTTAAACAAGAATTGGCAACTCGAAAAAAAGTTGACGTAACACCTCAG CTTAAACAAGAATTGGCAACTCGAACAAAAGTTGATGGAACACCTCAG CAAAGGGAGATGGTTTGGGAATTCCAACCGGGATTATTCGAGAACAGTTCTCCAAATCCCGAGCCAAAAGATTTATTCGACGAAACAAATCAG aataagaagatTGAAGGTACAATTTGGGAACTCCAACAAGGATTATTCGAAAACAATTCGCCAAATCCTGACCCAAATTCAGGCTGGGGATTTGGGGCCGAGTCTTTTCCAACTTTCTCGGGTGGTGGTGGCGACTCGAAGAACACTAACAGTAGCTTTTCGGCTTCCCAACCTGCTGGATGGGCGGGTTTTTAG